A section of the Kribbella sp. HUAS MG21 genome encodes:
- a CDS encoding helix-turn-helix domain-containing protein — MANGPEQLQELIDTLALATGSPVTLEDRELNLVVSSGHEDVIDEVRRASILRRRSTADVQGLFAAFGIARATEPLRIPGDPGAGRLSRWCVPVRWRQVTYGYLWLLDPDETVPGDLLGELHEVFGQIAAAMALRSRAAERTTWAVGELLSADAGARVRATEELRSHGALPPTGTVVVVALAPQGGGPLGPVNSWLLPGTVLAAPMGQRAALIVPNTDRHTPAAVGTRVARSLVSQHPAGVAVGISGPVDPTTGDLGWRQADAALRVALTHQPPTTPAPADSAVVVREWGGLGVRRLLALAGPGVITATLVDERIRRLYGVDADLLVTVRTYLDQAGSAQRTAAVLTIHRQTLYQRLRRIEELTGLDLSDGSDRLLTHLALTLDPP; from the coding sequence GCGAACGGTCCCGAGCAGCTGCAGGAGCTCATCGACACGCTCGCGCTGGCCACCGGCAGCCCGGTCACGCTGGAGGACCGTGAACTGAACCTCGTGGTGTCCTCGGGCCACGAGGACGTGATCGACGAGGTACGTCGTGCCTCGATCCTGCGCCGGCGCTCCACTGCGGACGTCCAGGGTCTCTTCGCAGCCTTCGGCATCGCGCGGGCCACGGAGCCGCTGCGGATCCCGGGTGATCCCGGTGCTGGTCGCCTGAGCCGCTGGTGTGTGCCGGTCCGCTGGCGGCAGGTCACCTACGGGTACCTGTGGTTGCTGGACCCTGACGAGACGGTGCCCGGGGACCTGCTGGGTGAGCTGCATGAGGTGTTCGGCCAGATCGCCGCGGCGATGGCGCTGCGCTCCAGGGCGGCCGAGCGTACGACGTGGGCGGTCGGGGAACTGCTGTCCGCCGACGCCGGCGCCCGGGTGCGCGCCACCGAAGAACTCCGCAGCCACGGAGCCCTGCCGCCGACCGGCACTGTCGTCGTTGTCGCCCTGGCACCCCAAGGAGGCGGGCCACTCGGCCCGGTCAACTCCTGGCTGCTTCCCGGGACGGTGCTAGCAGCACCCATGGGCCAACGGGCCGCCCTGATCGTCCCCAACACCGACCGCCACACACCAGCCGCAGTAGGCACCCGGGTCGCCCGCAGCCTCGTATCCCAACACCCCGCCGGCGTAGCAGTCGGCATCTCCGGCCCAGTCGATCCGACCACAGGCGACCTCGGCTGGCGCCAAGCCGACGCCGCCCTCCGAGTAGCCCTCACCCACCAACCCCCAACCACCCCGGCCCCGGCGGACAGTGCCGTGGTGGTGCGGGAGTGGGGCGGGCTTGGGGTGCGGCGGCTCTTGGCGCTTGCTGGGCCGGGTGTGATCACTGCGACGTTGGTCGACGAGCGGATTCGCCGGTTGTACGGCGTCGACGCGGACCTTCTGGTGACCGTGCGGACCTATCTTGATCAGGCGGGCTCCGCGCAGCGGACGGCGGCGGTGCTGACGATCCACCGGCAGACGCTCTACCAGCGACTGCGCCGGATCGAGGAACTCACCGGCCTCGACCTGTCGGACGGCTCCGACCGGCTTCTGACCCACCTCGCACTCACCCTCGACCCACCCTGA